ggagttggaaagccgaaattaattctgcaaattaatttcaatacgctatgaaatcgactgcaggtgaatttcaagtcgttttgaagcctccagagattttttgaaaattactggaggctccagtagatttttgaaactcgaaattcccacaaaatttaatcaaatggagttggaaagccgaaattaattctgcaaattaatttcaatacgctatgaaatcgactgcaggtgaatttcaagtcgttttgaagcctccagagattttttgaaaattactggaggatccagtagatttttgaaactcgaaattcccataaaatttaatcaaatggagttggaaatccgaaattaattctgcaaacgaatttcaagtcgttttggagcctccagcgattttttgaaaattactgaagcctccaccttcagtagattttttaaaacttgcaaTTTCTCCAACGTTTCAttaaatggggttagcaagccgaaatttactctgaaaacttatttcaatacttacaataattatgaagtcgactgaatggtggtttcaagtggttttgaagcttccagctacttcttggaaatttcaattctcctaaaaacgccatgaaacctttcaaaaagtcactggaggctccaaaattactagaacccacctgaagtcgtcttcagagggtgttaaaattggaatgcatagttcatttcagctttccatctccattttgatgaaattttggggaaattccaagcttcaaaaatttactggaggctccagtaattttcaaaaaatcactggaagctccaaaacgacttgaaatttacctgcagtcgatttcacagcgtattgaaattagtttgcagaattaacttcggctttccaactccatttgatgacattttgtgagaatttcaagtttcaaaaatctgctggaggctccagtaatttacaaaaaatcgctggaggctctaaaacgacttaaaatttgtttgcagaattaatttcggatttccaactccatttgatgaaattttgtggaaatttcgagtttcaaaaatctactggaacctccagtaatgttcaaaaaatcactggaggctccaaaacgacttgaaattcacctgcagtcgacttcatagcgtactgaaattagtttgaagaattaatttcggctttccaactccgtttgatgaatgttggaatttcgaatcttctggaggctccagaactgctcaaaacggtttgaaacagtttccaatcgatttggcaggccgaaaatagggtatatcccaaatttcagctttctaggtcaatttggtaagattttgattttttctcacattttggccatttgatgtttacttgaaaattcaccagaaatcgaaaaaaacgctttagcactcgaaattttgacaagtgatgaatttttcaaaatgaccgccattttgtaagtaggaccatttttttttttttgaggacaagggctagaaatattccttaggactctccctttaagaaaaaacttgtcccggaggatcggttgggggtgcaagtgatccttatgcgggcctccCAACtatggtttcaagtcgttttgaagcctccggtgattttttggaaattctagtttcccaaaaaacttcataaaatcTGACCAAATTATATTATTCCTTACgttgttcatttcaaaaaaaaaattgtcctacATGATTGGGTGGGGGATGGGTTGGAAGATACCCCTATCGTCATGAAATATTGAACTCGTCTCCACCTGTAAAGttgctaaatttttgaaaccaggATTCGCTTCAAGAACGCAAATAGAACGACCATCGCTGTTGACGAAAAATACTTTGTCATTTGTCAAACAAACAGGTCCATGACCACTTTCACACTTTCGTGTACAAAACTGCGTTTTATTACCTGCAAGATGATGAGTAAACATGGAATTAAAATTCAGCCAGTCGGTGCAGATAatacaaaaataccaattcaTAGCTTTAAACTGAATGTATGGTTAAACTCGAACCTggtttcatttctgaaatagtAAAGTCGTGTTGGCCAGTAGTATATAGATAATTATCTTTCGCACAAAGCCCCGTAACTTCTTCCAAGATTCCATATTGTCCAACAGTGGTATCTTCGTTTTGAAGAACCAAGATCTATAAAGCGAGTCGTATACACAATTAGCATATTATATGTAAGTAGATGAAAACTGCACAGCACAgagctacgagtaggtacgtgaatataagtaggtaggtacctacatttccAACATCGTCTCCGGCGTATAATTTATCATCACCGGTgtggaataatttcaaaaccgCCGTGTCCATATTTCTATCGATAGATTTAACCAATTCGTAAGTATCGATGTTCCAAACCTTTATGGTATTATCGTTGCTGCACGAGAATAAATATTTATCATTAGCTGCTAAATCGTACACGTTGACTGGATGGGCTTCGATGGTCTTCTCTAGTTTCAAATCGTTGTTCCATACCTTCATCGTCGTGTAAttcaaaacagtaaaaaaaatgattagagtagcgtgaaaaataattaattcgaaaaattaattatccaCTCACTTTTATTTTACCATCATTTCCGCCACTGAATAATTTCTTATGTTTGTACAATAAAACGGGAACATCGGCGGTATGTTTATCAACACTGGTCACTGATGCTACTTTTTGATACGAGGGCATATTACATACTACACGAGTATCACCGCGTCAGAATACGAAATTTACAACGAACTGTGACTCAACGTCAGCTGTGTCGTACCGaatggtcaaaattgaattgaatttatgCCAATGAATGTCTTTTTATACGAATTTCTAGCATTAAAAATAGACGAGATTTTTCAAGACTATTCCAGTACTTTCtgaagtataggtaggtacacgtgCTGGCTGCTTCATCAATAATAATCGCAGGTGCCAAAATATGCACACAAggagttgtttttgaaaaatatttctactTGGGCATATCTGATCTATTATTATTTCGTCCCATGAGGTGATGCTATTTTAGGAACGAGTACCTTGATAAAATATCTCTGTCAACGTCAACGTTCAGCCAAGCTTCGAGCTTTTCTTACCTACACATTGTTTTTCTTCGTCATTCACCTGCACAAAAAGATAATACAGGTAAATTGACTCGTCAAAGGAATCAATTTGATGCAAACGAATCAAAATAATCCTTCATTCGTGCCTATAACTTGACACAACATccaagcattgaaaaaattacacaacacGAATTTACCTACTTGTACAACAATGTTTATCCGTTGTCAATGGAAACTTCATCGCAGCCGTTCAAACTAATTCCATTAAACGACACTCGTGTTCATTGTGACCGTAATGGATCCAAGTACTCGTACTTCGGATTTTTATCTCATCGAAGGAAATTTGCCGGAACGCTTCGAACGTccatgtaagtacctatatcgaAAAAGTTCATAAATTTTAAGTGTACTATACTTATTCATTCCTATACACGAAAGCTGCACGTATTTTGTACGATTTCATATTGTATTCTTGTCACAGACACCGTACGATTTACCTAATCCGTTTCATAAGTTCAgtaacgtgtttttttcatcatggtATAATTGAACGTAGATATGTTTCAGAATTACGGCGAACAAAAGTACGGTAATATCAATCCGATGTATATGAGGACATCTATTCAATACGGATTCTATCGTCCGACCATTCATACCGTTCCAACGAGATATTATCcattgaataataaattttcaacgtctCTCTATCGTAGCGGAATGTTCaggaatttttctttgaatattTAACTCATCGTTCAAGAACTGGAGCTTTTACGAGATACGTCATGGCTGCTGCTGCCGGTTCTGATGGTGTTTGCTTCATTATCTTCTTGACTTTGCATTTTATTCTTGATAGATTATCAATATGTAAGTAGTTTACGTACGTGTAGTTGAGTATTAGCTTGTTTGTGACTGAATAGTGGatatttgaataataaattcatctaaaattcgCAAACGACGTTCTGAATGTAAGAAACACGAATTTCGAATTCGATCATAGAAACAATAGATCTTGATCTTGATGCAAAAAACATCGAGGAAATTGATTCTGCAACATGAAAGAGAATCAAAAACACATAATATTCATCGGTAATCTTtgtaaaactgaaataaatgcaaaacaaacctttgaaaaagtagaaaactcaaaatgtcactctaaaactttcaaaatttaaaatttggccCGAAATTGTTTACAAACAGATTCAGTGTTACCacgaaacaatttcaaaacttgacttcctatttttcctattttattcTTCTGTTCTCCTTCTGGCAGCTGATTAGGCAACTTATACATATGATAGGATTTGATGTAGTatagttgagaatgagatcgaGAAAAGGAAAAGCATCAACTCAAAacgaagaaaataattattgaaaggTTGGAAAGATGACCTCGGAGCCCGAAGAGAAGAGGAATTCAAGTATAGGATGTGATTCTTTTCCAAAAAGAGTGCAACcggaaagatataaaatttttgcgatataTAGTCAAAAGTACACCTTTCCCCGATCCcaaaaccaccattacatttttgagatcgactTGCAAAACCGGTTCAGGGGTAGGTACTCAAGGTTGTGAAAATTGCCTATTTTTTCCCTACCTATTTTGGGTTATTAGTCTTCACAGAAGATAGGTAGGGAAACGATTTTGGGTTTGAAACACTCGTAAAGGACCACTCTTCAAATAGCTACTCATAAGAAACTTCGCTTAGTGATTCTCATCccttcagtggttcccaaagtgaaaatttcgaaatttttttttttcaagtcgcgCAATCAATCGAACATTACTCGAAGAGTAATTTCGCAGCTGAAAAATGATCGCAGTAAAAAAGTTTAGGCATTTCATGAGGATTTCAaatatgtgtcaattttttccctaGCGTTAATAGGGGTTGAGATAAGAGGGATTGAAGGGGGAGAAACATGGTGTTATGCaatcacaaaaatttctaatttcgtTTTATACAAACTTTATATTGTTTATTATActtaatattttgtaatttcatacCCCTTTGAGTGATTTTGTCACTTTCATCCCCTAAATCCCCTGAAacatgaaacttttcaaattgaaaaaaaaactgaaaattcaaaattcaacggAGAAAAACGGTTCTATCAAGTTTGATAAACTTTGATACAAATTGTATCTGATCCAAAAATGTATCTAATATAATTTTactgtttgataaaattatgtcaaactgtatcaatttgatgaaattaattccatacaattgtatcaatttcatcgtaatttgatagaattgtgtcaaactgtatcaattttgatgggagacaattttataaaatttgatcaaattcatcATAGTTTGATAGAAATGTGTCAAACTATATCAGTTTTGATgaaagtaattttacaaaattggatcaattttctcataatttgaTGAGATCGTATGAAACTTTCGcaacttttaatgaaaattgttttataaaattggaTCAATTTGATCACAATTTGATAAGATTGTACCAGGTTGTACAGAATTTTATAGGGTGTTTTTTACGTGGTCTAGAATAATTCGATCAAATCGTATAGAATTTGATCAACTTTTCTACATTGTATCAAAttgtttgatgaaattctatttAATCAGATCAATTTGATATAATTtgttcctgaaaaattttcaagtccagAACGTTGAGAAGG
This region of Planococcus citri chromosome 5, ihPlaCitr1.1, whole genome shotgun sequence genomic DNA includes:
- the LOC135846504 gene encoding myosin heavy chain kinase B isoform X2: MPSYQKVASVTSVDKHTADVPVLLYKHKKLFSGGNDGKIKVWNNDLKLEKTIEAHPVNVYDLAANDKYLFSCSNDNTIKVWNIDTYELVKSIDRNMDTAVLKLFHTGDDKLYAGDDVGNILVLQNEDTTVGQYGILEEVTGLCAKDNYLYTTGQHDFTISEMKPGNKTQFCTRKCESGHGPVCLTNDKVFFVNSDGRSICVLEANPGFKNLATLQGHEMIVNAMNADHSLNILYSGGYDKVLKSWDTNTFKSTASVSIGNCINAIASGQPGFRRADV
- the LOC135846504 gene encoding myosin heavy chain kinase B isoform X1, which gives rise to MPSYQKVASVTSVDKHTADVPVLLYKHKKLFSGGNDGKIKVWNNDLKLEKTIEAHPVNVYDLAANDKYLFSCSNDNTIKVWNIDTYELVKSIDRNMDTAVLKLFHTGDDKLYAGDDVGNILVLQNEDTTVGQYGILEEVTGLCAKDNYLYTTGQHDFTISEMKPGNKTQFCTRKCESGHGPVCLTNDKVFFVNSDGRSICVLEANPGFKNLATLQGHEMIVNAMNADHSLNILYSGGYDKVLKSWDTNTFKSTASVSIGNCINAIASGDNQVFVSSGDGDIDKFVVQ